One segment of Streptomyces bathyalis DNA contains the following:
- a CDS encoding ABC transporter ATP-binding protein yields MAQPSHAAVIETRGLSKRYRGGQLAVDGLDLAVPRGSVFGFLGPNGSGKTTTIRMLLGLIDATEGAVHVLGEPMPSTARRVLPRVGALIEGPALYGFLSGRANLHRYDAADPTADPRTRKARVEGALERVGLSAASGKKAKAYSLGMKQRLGIAAALLKPRELLVLDEPTNGLDPQGMREIRSLVRALAQDGTTVFLSSHLLDEIEQVCTHTAVMNRGRLVTQGTVADMSAGARGRVTVTTPDGADAARVLKEHGVADLTVLGDEVTGELPLTEAARRPGSPDTAGVPDLADLNAALVRSGVRVRGFGVTRASLEDIFVSLTGEGFDVAG; encoded by the coding sequence ATGGCTCAGCCGTCCCACGCAGCGGTCATCGAGACGCGCGGGCTCAGCAAGCGCTACCGGGGTGGTCAACTCGCCGTCGACGGGCTCGACCTGGCCGTTCCCCGCGGCAGCGTCTTCGGCTTCCTCGGGCCCAACGGCTCGGGCAAGACCACCACGATCCGCATGCTGCTCGGCCTCATCGACGCCACCGAGGGCGCCGTACATGTGCTGGGCGAGCCGATGCCGTCCACGGCCCGGCGTGTGCTGCCGCGCGTAGGTGCGCTCATCGAGGGGCCCGCGCTCTACGGCTTCCTCTCCGGGCGGGCCAATCTCCACCGCTACGACGCCGCTGATCCCACGGCAGATCCCCGTACCCGCAAGGCCAGGGTCGAGGGCGCGCTGGAGCGTGTCGGGCTCTCGGCGGCGTCGGGCAAGAAGGCGAAGGCGTACTCGCTCGGCATGAAGCAGCGCCTGGGTATCGCCGCTGCTCTGCTGAAGCCGCGCGAACTGCTGGTGCTGGACGAGCCGACGAACGGCCTCGACCCCCAGGGCATGCGCGAAATCCGTTCACTCGTACGGGCGTTGGCGCAGGACGGCACCACCGTCTTCCTCTCCTCCCACCTCCTGGACGAGATCGAGCAGGTCTGCACCCACACGGCGGTGATGAACCGGGGGCGGCTCGTCACGCAGGGAACCGTCGCCGATATGTCGGCGGGCGCCCGCGGCCGGGTCACCGTCACCACACCGGACGGCGCCGATGCCGCGCGCGTACTGAAGGAGCACGGCGTTGCCGACCTGACGGTGCTCGGCGACGAGGTCACGGGCGAACTTCCGCTGACGGAGGCGGCGCGAAGACCCGGATCGCCGGATACGGCCGGCGTGCCGGATCTCGCCGACCTGAACGCGGCGCTCGTACGGTCCGGGGTCCGCGTGCGGGGCTTCGGCGTGACGCGCGCGTCGCTGGAGGACATCTTCGTCTCGCTCACAGGGGAGGGCTTCGATGTCGCGGGCTGA
- a CDS encoding polyprenyl synthetase family protein, producing MTEVGPFGLTVRDKALEADVQAGLAAVEEGLFEATKSDVPFITGAAQHLVRAGGKRFRPLLVMLGAQFGDPHAPGVVPSAVVVELTHLATLYHDDVMDEADVRRGVPSANVNWTNSVAVLTGDYLFARASHILADLGPEAVRIQAEAFERLVTGQIMETAGPGEGRDPVQHYLDVIAGKTGSLIAVAGRFGALMAGAEESVVSILTQYGERIGTAFQLADDVLDIASDSHESGKTPGTDLREGIPTLPVLHLQARAASPEATPEDRALLELLGGDLTDDARHAEALTGLRAHPALEQARQDTIRYANEARETLMPLPDCAAKAALSQLCDAVVHRAA from the coding sequence GTGACCGAAGTCGGGCCCTTCGGACTGACCGTGCGGGACAAGGCTCTCGAAGCCGATGTCCAGGCGGGGTTGGCTGCTGTCGAAGAAGGCCTCTTCGAGGCCACGAAGAGCGACGTCCCGTTCATAACGGGCGCCGCGCAGCACCTGGTTCGCGCCGGCGGGAAACGCTTCCGGCCTCTTCTGGTGATGCTCGGCGCACAGTTCGGCGACCCGCACGCGCCCGGCGTGGTGCCCTCGGCCGTCGTGGTGGAGCTGACGCACCTGGCGACGCTCTACCACGACGACGTGATGGACGAGGCGGACGTGAGGCGCGGAGTCCCCAGCGCCAACGTCAACTGGACCAACTCGGTGGCGGTGCTCACCGGTGACTATCTCTTCGCCCGCGCCTCCCACATCCTCGCCGACCTCGGTCCCGAGGCCGTCCGCATCCAGGCGGAGGCGTTCGAGCGGCTGGTCACCGGGCAGATCATGGAGACCGCCGGTCCCGGCGAGGGCCGCGACCCGGTGCAGCACTATCTGGACGTCATCGCGGGCAAGACGGGCTCGCTGATCGCGGTTGCCGGACGCTTCGGGGCGCTGATGGCCGGGGCGGAAGAGAGCGTCGTGTCCATCCTCACCCAGTACGGGGAGCGGATCGGCACCGCCTTCCAACTCGCGGACGACGTACTCGACATCGCGAGCGACTCCCACGAGTCCGGCAAGACGCCCGGCACCGACCTGCGCGAGGGCATCCCCACCCTCCCGGTGCTGCATCTCCAGGCACGTGCCGCCTCCCCGGAGGCCACGCCCGAGGACCGGGCGCTGCTCGAACTGCTCGGAGGCGATCTGACGGACGACGCCCGTCACGCCGAGGCCCTCACGGGACTGCGGGCGCACCCCGCCCTGGAGCAGGCCCGTCAGGACACCATCCGCTACGCGAACGAGGCGCGCGAGACGCTGATGCCGCTGCCCGACTGCGCGGCCAAGGCGGCGCTTTCGCAGCTGTGCGACGCCGTCGTGCACCGCGCCGCCTGA
- a CDS encoding LolA family protein — protein MAQIQPRTSGRKAVRYGIPVGVAGIAAVTIGLVPALADVGAPDLPKISAEELVAKMAASDTQHMSGTVKISTDLGLPELPGAADGSGKQGGLFGGGPHGDGERGEHGGKGGVAEPQEKLMELASGEHTLRVAADGPDKQRVSLVEDASEYSFIHNGDEVWTYDSGSDSAFHAKAPEGAAGKHGKHGKHGKHGKHGKGHGGMPGGGGIGDVTPQEAAKQALKAADDSTSVTVDGTAQVAGRDAYQLVIKPKGAQHSTVDSIRIAVDAENGTPLTFTLAPKGGGEPVVDVRYTKVDFGKPDAGTFEFKPPKGTDVTEAPHGRPPREHPGRPGAAERFDKLQKHGKGEKFKDFEKGEGLGLSGLKTLGKGWGSVAEIDMGKGGASGMPGAPAPRGEDGKSPQADGLLDSFTEKAKGDFGTGRIFHTRLVNALMTDDGKVYVGAVTKEGLIKAADAAAK, from the coding sequence ATGGCACAGATCCAACCGAGGACATCCGGCAGGAAGGCCGTCCGGTACGGGATACCGGTCGGTGTCGCGGGAATCGCCGCGGTGACCATCGGACTCGTCCCGGCGCTCGCGGACGTCGGTGCCCCCGATCTGCCGAAGATCTCGGCGGAGGAGCTGGTGGCGAAGATGGCCGCGTCCGACACCCAGCACATGTCGGGCACCGTGAAGATCAGCACCGACCTGGGCCTGCCCGAGCTGCCCGGCGCCGCCGACGGGAGCGGGAAGCAGGGCGGCCTGTTCGGCGGCGGCCCGCACGGTGACGGCGAGCGCGGCGAGCACGGCGGCAAGGGCGGGGTGGCCGAACCCCAGGAGAAGCTGATGGAGCTTGCTTCCGGCGAGCACACCCTCCGCGTCGCCGCTGACGGCCCGGACAAGCAGCGCGTCTCCCTCGTCGAGGACGCGTCCGAGTACAGCTTCATCCACAACGGCGACGAGGTGTGGACGTACGACAGCGGTTCCGACTCCGCCTTCCACGCGAAGGCACCGGAGGGCGCCGCGGGCAAGCACGGCAAGCACGGCAAGCACGGCAAGCACGGCAAGCACGGCAAGGGCCACGGCGGGATGCCGGGCGGTGGCGGGATCGGCGACGTCACACCGCAGGAGGCGGCCAAACAGGCGCTGAAGGCGGCGGACGACTCCACCTCCGTGACCGTCGACGGCACGGCGCAGGTGGCCGGCCGTGACGCGTACCAGCTGGTGATCAAGCCGAAGGGTGCCCAGCACTCGACCGTCGACTCCATCCGGATCGCGGTCGATGCGGAGAACGGCACACCACTGACATTCACCCTCGCCCCGAAGGGCGGTGGCGAACCGGTCGTCGATGTGCGGTACACCAAGGTCGACTTCGGCAAGCCGGACGCCGGAACCTTCGAATTCAAGCCGCCGAAGGGCACCGACGTCACCGAGGCGCCGCACGGAAGGCCACCGCGCGAGCACCCGGGCAGGCCGGGAGCCGCCGAGAGGTTCGACAAGCTGCAGAAGCACGGCAAGGGCGAGAAGTTCAAGGACTTCGAGAAGGGCGAGGGGCTCGGCCTCTCCGGACTGAAGACGCTCGGCAAGGGCTGGGGCTCCGTCGCCGAGATCGACATGGGGAAGGGCGGGGCGAGCGGCATGCCCGGCGCCCCGGCACCCCGCGGCGAGGACGGCAAGTCGCCGCAGGCCGACGGGCTTCTCGACAGCTTCACCGAGAAGGCCAAGGGCGACTTCGGCACCGGACGGATCTTCCACACCCGGCTCGTCAACGCCCTGATGACGGACGACGGAAAGGTCTACGTGGGCGCCGTGACGAAGGAGGGCCTGATCAAGGCCGCCGACGCCGCTGCCAAGTGA